DNA from uncultured Campylobacter sp.:
TTGCACCGCTCATCGAGGCTCCAAGGGCTACCGAGATGCCCGCGATCTCGTCCTCCATCTGGATAAATTTGCCGCCGTGCTTTGGCAGCAAGACGCTTAGTTCGTGTGCGATCTCGCTGCTTGGCGTGATCGGATAACCGCCGAAAAAGTTACACCCGCACTCAACCGCCGCAAGCGCGACTAGCTCGTTGCCGCTAGCGATGATCTCTCTTTTGCCGCCGTTATTATTTAAAAATTCGCTCATTGCTCCGCCTCTAATTTTTCGAATTTATTCTCTTTTACGGCGGTAGCGCGCTCTTTACTTTCGGCGGTTAGTTTGGCAAATTTAAATCCCTTCTCCGCCACGTAAATAGCAAAATCGGGGCAGTGCAGCTCGCACTCTCGGCACCCGATACAGGCCTCCGGATGCACCACTTCGATCGTTTTGCCTAGCACAGCGCGCGGCTCGACGGCCATCGCCAACACGCCCGCAGGACAGCAGCTCACGCAGATATCGCATGCCTTACAGCGCGAGATATCGACCCAAACGGGAACGTCGTTTCGTATCAGCATATTTTTCCTTATCAAATTCAACTAGTAACGATAATTTTATAGCAATTTTGTTAAATTTAGTATTTAAAACGCGCAGTAAAAGTTAAATTTAAATAAATTTTTGATTATGTCGGAAAATTTGAAACGCTTTTGCGCGGCGCTTAGGCTAGCGGGCGGTAAATTTACCGCATAAATTTTAAACTTAAATTTAACTACCGCTGCGGTAAAAAAGAGGGCGCAGTAAACAATCAAGTCCAAAATCAAACTTTGCGGCTTGGATAAATTCGCGCCGAATTTACGCAAATGCGGCGACGAGTTTATTTAAAAAACGGCCGCTAAATTCGGGATTTTTTCCCGTTTGCGTGCGTTTTGCCAAAACCGGCAAATCTATTTGACGCAAGGCAAGACGCGCTTTTATCCTTGCAAGTCGCGACAAATGAATTTAGCTCTTTTTTACCGTTTTTTCGGGTGTTTTTATCGTTTAGATTCATAAAATCCACCGCATTTTTGCCCTTTGCATGATGAGTAAAGCCCACGGTGCCGTCTTTTTCTACGCTGCTTACGATGCCTACGTGCGTGATTATTTTGGCTTTTTTGTTATTTTTCGTGCTTTTAGTCGTGTTGTTAAAAAATATCAAATCGCCGACTTCTGGGTTTTCAAACGAGATCAAATTTTTGCTTTCATAAAGCCTAAACATCGCTTCGCTTTTTAGCCCGCGAGCGGTGTAAAATTTATCAAGCTCGTTTTCGTCGAATAAATTTAGACTAAATTGCCTATTAATCAGCGTCACGAAGCCGGAGCAATCGCCGCCGTCTTTTTTGCCTATATATTTTTGCATTAGGTCAAGCAAGGCCTTTTCTTTTACGTCAAATCCACCGATTTTACTTTGCGTCGCTTCGGCTACCGAGTTTTGGACTTTGCTCTTTTCTAGCGAAGTCGCGGCTTGGATTTGACTTTGCTTCGTTAGCGCTGCGACCGGGACGTTGCTTTTTGGAGCGCTTGGCGAAACCGTAGCGCACCCGGACATAAAAGTCGCTAAAAACAGGGCGTAAATTTTAATTTTATAATTTACAAGCATCGGCTACGCGATTACCCCGCTTTCTTTTAAAAATTTGATATTTGTAGCCGTTTGCGATTCGCCTTTTTCAAGCGCCGCTTTTTCCTCCGCGCTTGGCTCTTTTATCTCGCGCACGCCGCCCTTGCCTAGCTTAACGAGTCTGCCGCCCGCGCACTCGCCATCTATCACGCAGCAGCTTAGCCACCGCTCGCTGCCGGTTTTTATCGCCTCGCACATCTTGGCCGCAGCCGCGCCAGGAGCGTAGTATGCCGACGTGCCAAGTAGCTTAACGATCTTTGCGCCGCCCGTTTTAGCCTCCTGCGCTACCGCGTCAAATTCGCCGCCCAGATCCACGCTAACGTTGCTTTGCAGCGCCACCATATCGTCGTTGTGAGAGCCTATGATGTGCGCGCTAAAGGCGCTGTTTTTTAGCCCGGTTTTTTGAGAGATCTCGTATTTTAGGCGCGCGGAGTCTAGCTCGCCCGCCATCCCCAGCACCCTGCCTTTATCAAAACCGCTTGTTTTATAGACTAGGTACGTGAGCGCATCGAGCGGATTTGTTACGTTTATGATGACGCAGTTTGGGGCAAATTTGGCGATTTTCTCCACCGTACCTTTTACGATGCCTGCATTTTTTAGCAGCAAATCCTCTCTGGTCTGCCCCTCTTTTCTAGGGCTTCCGGCTGTCACGACCACGACGTCGCTATCTGCTACCAGCGCAAAATCATCTCCGCCGGCAACTCTAGCGTCCAGGCCGAAGACCGCCGCGCTCTGAGACAGATCGATCGCCTTTGCGCGCGCCACGTCGCCAAATATATCCACCAGCGCGATCTCATCTGCGATGCCTCTTAGCAAAATAGCGCTAGCCGCGCTTGCGCCTACGTTTCCCGCTCCGATAACTGAAATTTTCATTTTTTTCCTTTTTTATAAAATTTGATTTTGCAAAATTTGATTAAACGTCGCGCTCGGCCCCATCGCCGCTCTAGCCTTTTTATCGTCTGGCTTATAGTATCCGCCTACATCGACCTTGCGCCCTTGCGCCGCGTTTATTTCATCCGCGATTACGCTCTCGTTTTTTGCGAGATTTTGGGCGACGATTTTAAATTTGTCGCCCAGCGACGTGCCGCTAGCGGCAAGCTCGCTCGCCCAGTAAAGCGCGATATAAAAATGGCTCGTGCGCGTATCTAGCTGTCCGACTTCAAACCGCGGGACTTTATTTTCTTTTAGATAGCACTCTACGGCCGCATTTAGCGTATCGGCTAAAATTTGCGCCTCGGGACTTTGTTTAAAGCCCGCCAGCTGCTCCAGACTAGCGCCCAGAGCCAAAAACTCGCCCAAACTATCCCAGCTTAGGTGATTTTGCTCCAGCAGCTGTTCGGCGAGTCTTGGCGCGCTGCCTCCGGCTCCCGTTTCAAAGATACTTCCGCCCTCCAGTAGCGGCACGATAGAAAGCATCTTGGCGCTGGTTTCAAGCTCCAAGATCGGAAAAAGATCGGTCAGATAGTCGCGCAAGACGTTGCCCGTGACGCTGATACAGTCCTTGTCTTGCCTCATGATCTCAAGCGATTTTTTGCAAGCGGCCGCGGGAGACAATATCTCTATATCAAGCCCACTCGCATCCGAGCTAGCTAGCTGCGCTTTTACTTTTTTTAGGATTTCTCGGTCGTGAGCCCTGTTTTCATCCAGCCAAAATATCGCCTTTAGCCCCGTGATTTTCGCGCGTTTTAGCGCTAGCTCGACCCAGTTTCGCACGGCGATATCTTTAGTTTGCGTCATCCTAAATATATCGCCTTTTTCTAGCTCAAATTTAAATAAAATTTCGCCTTTTTCATTTACCACGCGAGCCTCGCCCGCTTCGCTCATCACGAATGTCTTATCGTGGCTACCGTACTCCTCGGCCTTTTTAGCCATCAGCCCGACGTTTGAGACGCTGCCAATTTTAGCCGGATCTAGCGCGCCGTTTGCCTTGATATCCGCGATCGCCGCCTCATAAACGACGGCGTAGGTTTTATCTGGTATCACGGCTTTGGTTTCGCGTAGGGCGCCATCTTTATCCCACATTTTGCCGCCGTTTTTTATCATCGCGGGCATCGAAGCGTCGATGATAACGTCGCTAGGAACGTGTAAATTTGTAACGCCTGCAGCCGAATTTACCATCGCCAAATTTGGCCTATTTGCGTAAATTTCATCAAATTTGGCTTTTATTTTTTCCTGCGTTGCTTGAGGCAAATTTAAAATCCGCACAAAAAGGTCTTTTAGTCCGTTGTTTTCGCTGACGTTTACGCTTTTTAGCTCGTCCGCAAACTCATCAAAAACTTCCGCGAAAAAATTCTTCACGAAATGCCCGAAAATCACGGGATCGCTCACCTTCATCATCGAAGCTTTTAGATGGACGCTAAAGAGCAAATTTTTTGCCTTCGCGTCCGTGATTTGCTCTTTTATAAAGGCGTCTAGCTTGCTCGCGCTCATAAAGCTAGCGTCGATTATGTCGCCTTTTTCTACCGCCAAATTTTCTTTTAGTACGCGTTTTTCGCCGCTTTTTGAGACAAACTCGACGCGTAAATTTTCATCCGTTTCAAAGCTAATCGAGCGCTCGGAGGAGTAAAAATCTCCGCCCTTCATGTAGGTGACTTCGGTTTTGCTATCTTTTTCAAAAGGGGTGATTTTATACGGATTTTCGCGGGCGTAGCGTTTTACCGCACCGACGCATCTGCGGTCGGAGTTGCCCTCTCGCAGCACCGGATTTACCGCGCTTCCTAGCACTTTAGCGTATCTGGCGGCCGCGTCTTTTTCCTCCAGCGTTTTTGGCTCGGACGGGCATGGCGGCAGATCGTAGCCCTTAGCGCGAAGCTCGGCGATAGCGGCGTTTAGCTGAGGTAAGCTTGCCGAGATGTTTGGCAGCTTAATTATATTCGCACGCTTTTCTTGCGTCAAATTTCGCAGCATCTCCAGATCGTCGCTCACGCGTTGATCAGGCGGTAGCTTGTCGTTAAAAGCGGCGATGATCCGCGCGGCTAGGCCGATGTCGGCCTGCTTTATCTCTATGCCGCCCGCACGCAAAAACGCCTGCAGGATCGGAAACAGCGAGTAACTAGCAAGTAGCGGGGATTCATCGGTTCTAGTATAGACGATGTCGCTCATCTTTCCTCCTAAATAAATTTCGCAAAATCTTATCCAAATTTATATTAAAACGCCTTTTGGCGGGCTATTTTTGAGAGTTTATCGCGCCTACGTGTTCCTCGTACGTCGCGCTAAATTTATGCTTGCCCGTCTTTTTATCTCGCACGAAGTACAAAAACTCGCTCTGCGCGGGCCTTATCGCCGCCCTGATCGCAGCTAACCCCACGGTGCAAACGGGGCTTGGCGGCAGGCCTTCGTTTAGATAGGTGTTAAATTTGCTCTTATCGCTTCGTATGCGCTCGGCTGTGACCGTCTCGTGCGAGTAGAGTCCGTAGTTTAGCGTGCCGTCCATTTGCAGCTTCATGCCCTTTTTTAGGCGGTTTTGGATAACGGAGGCGACGAGGGGCATCTCGTCCTCGTTCGTAGCCTCTTTTTGCACGACCGAGGCCGTCACGAGATACTCGCTCCAGCGCTTTTCGTCGTAGCTCCCCAGTAGCTCTGTGGCCGTTTTTTCGTGGAATTTTTTAGATAAATTTACCAGATGCGCCGCTAGCTGCTCTTCGTTTACGCCAAGGGGCACTTTATAGGTCTCAGGCACCAAAAAGCCGTCCTCTAGCGGAGCAAATTTGGCGTAAAATTCATTTAGCTTCGCCTCGCTCAAATTTAACTTTTTTGCGATCTCTTGTAAAAATACGGCCGTCGTTTCGCCGGGAATCAGCGTTATTTGCGTTAAAGCCGCCTTTGCGGTCGTGAGTTTATGCAAAAAATCAAGCTTGCTAAGCTTTGTCGCGTCCAGGTCTATCCAGCCTGCTTGCACATGCCCCATAGCGCGCAAGATCACGGCGTCAAATTTATTTGCGTCCGTATTTTTTTCGCTTAGATATGATATAATCCCAAGAGTACTGCCCTGAGGCACGAAAATGACCTCGCTCACGCTCACCGGGCGGCTAATATAAACAAGAAAGCTCAGAAAAAATATGAAAATCATCTCGCTGATAATGAAGAAAATTTGGCGCATTTTGATCCCTGCGGTTTTGATATTCGTCATTTTTATAGCCGTCCTAAAACACGGCGTCGAGATAGAAAATATCGGCGCGGGCGGCTTTAAAATAGAGCAATTATATATAAAACTCGATAAAAAAATAATTTTACGCGCAAAAAATATAGAGATACCCAAACAAAGCGCCAAGGATAGCTCCGAGGACGCGCTGCTAGATCTATCCAAAAACATCGTCTGGATCGACAGGCTGTTTGA
Protein-coding regions in this window:
- a CDS encoding 4Fe-4S binding protein, which translates into the protein MLIRNDVPVWVDISRCKACDICVSCCPAGVLAMAVEPRAVLGKTIEVVHPEACIGCRECELHCPDFAIYVAEKGFKFAKLTAESKERATAVKENKFEKLEAEQ
- a CDS encoding NlpC/P60 family protein, producing MSGCATVSPSAPKSNVPVAALTKQSQIQAATSLEKSKVQNSVAEATQSKIGGFDVKEKALLDLMQKYIGKKDGGDCSGFVTLINRQFSLNLFDENELDKFYTARGLKSEAMFRLYESKNLISFENPEVGDLIFFNNTTKSTKNNKKAKIITHVGIVSSVEKDGTVGFTHHAKGKNAVDFMNLNDKNTRKNGKKELNSFVATCKDKSASCLASNRFAGFGKTHANGKKSRI
- a CDS encoding malate dehydrogenase translates to MKISVIGAGNVGASAASAILLRGIADEIALVDIFGDVARAKAIDLSQSAAVFGLDARVAGGDDFALVADSDVVVVTAGSPRKEGQTREDLLLKNAGIVKGTVEKIAKFAPNCVIINVTNPLDALTYLVYKTSGFDKGRVLGMAGELDSARLKYEISQKTGLKNSAFSAHIIGSHNDDMVALQSNVSVDLGGEFDAVAQEAKTGGAKIVKLLGTSAYYAPGAAAAKMCEAIKTGSERWLSCCVIDGECAGGRLVKLGKGGVREIKEPSAEEKAALEKGESQTATNIKFLKESGVIA
- a CDS encoding NADP-dependent isocitrate dehydrogenase, with product MSDIVYTRTDESPLLASYSLFPILQAFLRAGGIEIKQADIGLAARIIAAFNDKLPPDQRVSDDLEMLRNLTQEKRANIIKLPNISASLPQLNAAIAELRAKGYDLPPCPSEPKTLEEKDAAARYAKVLGSAVNPVLREGNSDRRCVGAVKRYARENPYKITPFEKDSKTEVTYMKGGDFYSSERSISFETDENLRVEFVSKSGEKRVLKENLAVEKGDIIDASFMSASKLDAFIKEQITDAKAKNLLFSVHLKASMMKVSDPVIFGHFVKNFFAEVFDEFADELKSVNVSENNGLKDLFVRILNLPQATQEKIKAKFDEIYANRPNLAMVNSAAGVTNLHVPSDVIIDASMPAMIKNGGKMWDKDGALRETKAVIPDKTYAVVYEAAIADIKANGALDPAKIGSVSNVGLMAKKAEEYGSHDKTFVMSEAGEARVVNEKGEILFKFELEKGDIFRMTQTKDIAVRNWVELALKRAKITGLKAIFWLDENRAHDREILKKVKAQLASSDASGLDIEILSPAAACKKSLEIMRQDKDCISVTGNVLRDYLTDLFPILELETSAKMLSIVPLLEGGSIFETGAGGSAPRLAEQLLEQNHLSWDSLGEFLALGASLEQLAGFKQSPEAQILADTLNAAVECYLKENKVPRFEVGQLDTRTSHFYIALYWASELAASGTSLGDKFKIVAQNLAKNESVIADEINAAQGRKVDVGGYYKPDDKKARAAMGPSATFNQILQNQIL
- the mltG gene encoding endolytic transglycosylase MltG; amino-acid sequence: MIFIFFLSFLVYISRPVSVSEVIFVPQGSTLGIISYLSEKNTDANKFDAVILRAMGHVQAGWIDLDATKLSKLDFLHKLTTAKAALTQITLIPGETTAVFLQEIAKKLNLSEAKLNEFYAKFAPLEDGFLVPETYKVPLGVNEEQLAAHLVNLSKKFHEKTATELLGSYDEKRWSEYLVTASVVQKEATNEDEMPLVASVIQNRLKKGMKLQMDGTLNYGLYSHETVTAERIRSDKSKFNTYLNEGLPPSPVCTVGLAAIRAAIRPAQSEFLYFVRDKKTGKHKFSATYEEHVGAINSQK